The Rhododendron vialii isolate Sample 1 chromosome 1a, ASM3025357v1 region CATCTTTTCCGTTCTTCCTGACTCGTTTTGCCCTaatttcttccccaaaattaCCAAACCCTCTAATTTCGTGCGCGTTTGGTTCGGATTCGACCAAAAATAGGTTCAACTTGCCTTCTTGTGTACGATTTCGAGGTACCATTGCTCTGTCTCACTCGTATCTGCTCGAGTCTGTTCTATTTTGGGAGATTTCGGTCACCTATTGTTCAATTTGCTGTAAAATCGGGCTAGTCACACTTCCaaacgaaaccctagatctCGATTGTCATGGAGGTTCGAATTTAGGTTCTcctgttaattttttgtgtttaagGTTTAGTTTGGGAATTGATCGATTGGCGTTTGGATTAATTAGTAAAAAATTTAGGTCTACTGATTTTGTAGGTGCCTTACGAGTTACGACGCAAACTGTTATATATGTTTTCCCCTATTTTTTCGTAAGTATGTTCTCCCCTATTTTTACCGcaagtatttttcttttgttagtcATCCACTTTGTTTGACCCCCTCTATCTACTACCCATTTTTTCCACAAAGTATTTGCTGCTTCAGTGATTAATGTATATTGTACTTATTTTGCAGCAATCGCAATTTGAATTAGCAAGGTGTCATTGGAAAAGTTAATGGCGATTATTTTGTGGTGATGCCATGGTTGTAAACTTGTAAGCTTACTTAAACTGTAGAATTATATGCTTCATGCATTCAAAGTTCTTTTAGTACTTGTTTTCGGAAAGGTTACGTGGTCACTAAAGCTTGTCTAACATGGCTGTGCAACTATACGAGGGACTCAATTTCTCGTGTTACTAAAACTTCTTAACTTGTACTGTAGGAACGGAATACCAGTTTGGGAAATTTATCAAGGCAAACGTCCAATGTTGTTGGTCTAAATTCTTTTATATTACCTGTCAGAGCAAGCATGTGCCTGGTTCCCGCCCTAAGAAGTTCCAAGCTATCATGCGTGTTTTTATGGATGTGCCAGATGTTACAGCCTAGAAATTTTATTTgtcttattaattattttggtcatttattaattgggagtTTTATTGTGTGGGTCCTAATtagcaattttcttttctgcGCAATATAGTTACTATGTGCAAACTATTATTAGTTTGAGGGTATAAGTATAATAATTAATTACAGTAATTAGTCTATATCAGTTAGTTACATTAATTATCTAGTCAGCTACAAATTAGGGGCATTATGTTAGTGGGTGTTTTTATAAAGTTACTCGTTAAGAGATATTTTAACGAAGTAGGGTTTTTAATTGGAGAGAACGTCTGAGATAAGAAGTTTGAGAGAACCTTGTGTGGGAAAGGCAAAAGCTGTAGGGACGTAACAGTTCGGCTGGTTCTCGATCGGGTAAGCGGCACATGTTTCCTTTATTCTTGTTCCTTTTTCCGTTCTTTGTTGTACATGGATTAGAGTGAGGTATCGAACAAAGGAGTTATTGGGAGATTAAATGGAGTAGTGAAGGTGTATTGTGTGATGTGGGCATTGTGCATGGCGGTGTGGCGTGGAGAATTGGCCAAGTGTGGGGTTATGACTTTGCTAACAATAGTGGTGAAAGGAATCATGACAATGGGCCTTGATTTTATATTGTAACTTGTACGTACATGTGTTGTTTACATAGGTTATGCGTGGACAAGTGGATTTTGGAAGGGAAACAGGTGGCTACATGGGAGAAATATTGTTGGAaccaaaaatcaatttgggttttgttgtttCGGGTTGGTACTGAGTATTAGTTACCTAGATTGGGGTTTGGGTAATCTATTGATACATTGTTCTCTAGCTAGTTTCATGGTCAATGTATATGCAGTTTAGATAATTATTTTGTATTATTCTTTTGTTCAGGTTAACTTCGTTTTGCATTGTTCGGTTATAGTACCTTTGGACTCAGGTGAGTAGTTAAACATGTTACGTATTTGCGAACTTCCCCGcatcccttaaattattgttttagaaaattaatgattgaaattgggaacatgtatttgttttatttggtttttgaaattggcatgcggattggtgaaaccatttgttgatcgaataatcttttggtgagaactttgtggatattgatgggaacatattttggaagtccagggaaattaatcctctatgtgcgggtgactctggccattagggaagagaccggattaggccggtgaccctaatgctcaacggttgttattgaccggatcattcttagggaaaagttccacgggctgcctactcgtggtgactctaagttttgatattggatccaattatgagacatttattcactggcatttggtactattggttttggttgtggttccccattgttgttggagattggattgagaACACCATTAAGATTTATCGGATGAATCGTTTATTggattaattgattattttattgttcACCTCTATG contains the following coding sequences:
- the LOC131333834 gene encoding uncharacterized protein LOC131333834 isoform X2, with the protein product MAGCGLKKKKTDGRLKSVTTHASFLPKEEKSPKSIHSLSLSPQPSSTVHTTTDAAPPLKSSFPFFLTRFALISSPKLPNPLISCAFGSDSTKNRFNLPSCVRFRGTIALSHSYLLESVLFWEISVTYCSICCKIGLVTLPNETLDLDCHGGALRVTTQTVIYVFPYFFVTIAI
- the LOC131333834 gene encoding uncharacterized protein LOC131333834 isoform X1; translation: MAGCGLKKKKTDGRLKSVTTHASFLPKEEKSPKSIHSLSLSPQPSSTVHTTTDAAPPLKSSFPFFLTRFALISSPKLPNPLISCAFGSDSTKNRFNLPSCVRFRGTIALSHSYLLESVLFWEISVTYCSICCKIGLVTLPNETLDLDCHGGALRVTTQTVIYVFPYFFQSQFELARCHWKS